A DNA window from Oceanispirochaeta sp. M1 contains the following coding sequences:
- a CDS encoding tyrosine-type recombinase/integrase codes for MSILFSENRKAELWQNNKSYYANLLSACTGMRLREVLGLQYQDVNNNIVTVNKQYSPKYGLTPTKTKTVRSIPIPPSISSAFVSMEHTSEEDFIFASANNPRIPIHGTSCSYALRGALKRMGMRADEIKEKNISFHSWRHYFNTIMRSNNITDSKLQKMTGHKSAQMTDYYTHYEIEDLKEIAEIQAKIVPGSI; via the coding sequence GTGAGTATCCTTTTCAGTGAAAATAGGAAAGCAGAACTCTGGCAGAACAATAAAAGCTATTATGCCAATCTACTGTCAGCCTGTACGGGAATGCGTTTACGAGAAGTCCTGGGATTACAGTACCAGGATGTTAATAACAATATAGTTACGGTCAATAAGCAGTACTCTCCCAAATACGGGTTGACCCCGACAAAAACCAAAACGGTCAGAAGTATTCCCATCCCTCCTTCGATAAGCTCTGCCTTTGTCAGTATGGAACATACATCAGAGGAGGATTTCATCTTTGCTTCAGCAAATAATCCCCGGATTCCCATCCATGGCACAAGCTGCTCCTACGCCCTTAGAGGGGCATTAAAGAGAATGGGCATGAGGGCAGATGAAATAAAGGAGAAGAACATCTCCTTTCACAGCTGGCGGCATTACTTCAATACCATCATGCGAAGCAACAATATCACGGACAGTAAACTGCAGAAGATGACGGGTCACAAATCGGCTCAGATGACAGACTATTACACCCATTATGAAATAGAAGACTTGAAAGAGATTGCAGAGATCCAGGCCAAGATAGTACCGGGATCAATTTGA